A window of the Arachis duranensis cultivar V14167 chromosome 5, aradu.V14167.gnm2.J7QH, whole genome shotgun sequence genome harbors these coding sequences:
- the LOC107489463 gene encoding uncharacterized protein LOC107489463, with amino-acid sequence MAQLNVPVLQFKNSSVFGIHPTTQFICFQTQSRSNSSRLTKKPLVVEARANARTESPKLRNRRIQKKFNGTARNPRLSVFCSDKQLYAMLVDDKNKKCLFYASTLQKSIRNPPCSTSEAAKRVGEALVKACTDLNINEISSYDRNGLYRGQRLEAFEIAISSYGFLPG; translated from the exons ATGGCTCAATTGAATGTGCCAGTGCTACAGTTCAAGAATTCTTCTGTCTTTGGAATCCATCCAACGACACAGTTTATTTGCTTCCAGACACAAAGTAGAAGTAATTCCTCAC GGTTAACTAAGAAGCCATTAGTGGTTGAAGCTAGAGCAAATGCTAGAACAGAAAGTCCAAAACTTCGGAACAGAAGGATTCAGAAAAAG TTCAATGGAACTGCTAGAAATCCAAGGCTTTCAGTATTTTGCTCAGATAAGCAATTGTATGCAATGCTTGTAGATGACAAGAATAAGAAGTGTTTGTTCTATGCAAGTACACTGCAGAAATCGATTCGAAATCCCCCATGCAGCACTTCT GAAGCTGCTAAACGTGTTGGGGAGGCACTTGTCAAAGCCTGTACAGACCTCAACATAAATGAAATATCGTCCTATGATCGCAATGGACTTTACCGTGGACAAAGGTTGGAAGCCTTTGAGATTGCCATTTCCAGTTATGGATTCTTGCCGGGATAG
- the LOC107489458 gene encoding protein FAR1-RELATED SEQUENCE 5-like has protein sequence MASSAPSMERRTAIVFGGNSPILRVSLNYRIVALWHRVAEDEDTTRGVCVADEAEMSDGVNHRVGSVEGERSAGMESDEHNFQEDDTEHDHHAEADVDNGDAVELEDSLDGAGGMFDNYAEDEFYAVDSVESIGWINFLNLSKEDVLRFNFADVDIAFEFYQQYAKHHGFGARRSRSEKRGEVRIRQEFVCHRQGYRSPKFYTMPNRQKRPRAETRCGCPARMLLRMDDESGRCHVAYFSDAHNHHALELQFSSMLLSHRRMSEADIEQMSDMRKGGIGVSRIYGFMASLAGRYHNVPYTTRDMHNVNAKQRREGGLDVESCLRYLRECKANDPALYYKEVVDGEGVFGDVVAFDATYKKNVYLSPLVVFSGVNYHNQTVVFAAALVADEKEETYVWLLQQLQTSMKGKSPVSITTDGDRQMNSAIEQIFSEAHHRLYAWHLLRNTTSNIGKPKFTRMFRDCMLGDYEVRTFQRKWFEMVEKFGIADKRWVQDMYERRHSWATAHIRGKFFAGYRTTSRCEGLHAVISQYVKSGYSYTEFLHHFHRCLMFVHAKEVEADFECAKGDPVMTTNLKQLEQSAADNYTRAIFYLFVPILDRACAMKVVDSEDNGSYFIHSVSRYRTPEKDWRVVATSDTREVRCMCMRMECFGVPCEHIIMVLVLNNVHEIPRSLILPRWTKEAKLVAVQSMGVIWDSIQLTQHWCLMDWYRKVCKIACHSTQKFQFARDIAVLMLKHFENEDAGDTSFPPEGPPTEGGRPPTQNPPRRNTNGNGAHGGKKTQRCRLCREVGHNRTTCPDRRTMESSSVVADE, from the exons ATGGCTTCGTCGGCTCCATCAATGGAAAGAAG GACTGCAATTGTTTTTGGAGGAAATTCTCCAATTTTGCGTGTTTCGCTAAATTACCGCATTGTTGCTCTTTGGCACAGGGTTGCCGAGGATGAAGATACCACTAGGGGCGTGTGCGTCGCCGATGAAGCAGAAATGTCCGACGGAGTAAACCACAGAGTTGGATCGGTTGAGGGCGAACGCTCTGCAGGGATGGAGTCGGATGAGCACAACTTTCAGGAAGATGATACAGAACACGACCATCACGCAGAAGCCGATGTCGACAATGGGGATGCGGTTGAATTGGAAGACAGTTTGGATGGTGCCGGAGGAATGTTTGATAATTATGCAGAAGACGAGTTTTACGCCGTTGATTCCGTGGAGTCGATAGGTTGGATTAATTTTTTGAACTTGAGCAAGGAGGATGTTCTCCGATTTAATTTTGCTGATGTTGACATTGCATTTGAGTTCTACCAGCAATATGCAAAGCACCATGGCTTCGGCGCGAGACGTTCCAGAAGCGAAAAACGCGGTGAAGTAAGGATACGGCAGGAGTTCGTGTGCCACCGACAAGGGTACCGATCCCCGAAGTTCTACACGATGCCTAACCGGCAAAAGAGGCCGAGGGCCGAGACACGGTGTGGATGCCCTGCAAGGATGCTACTCCGCATGGACGATGAATCAGGACGTTGCCATGTTGCCTACTTTTCAGACGCGCATAACCACCACGCTCTTGAGTTGCAATTTTCTTCCATGCTCCTGAGCCATCGGAGGATGAGCGAAGCGGACATCGAGCAGATGAGCGACATGCGCAAAGGGGGCATTGGCGTCTCCCGAATCTATGGTTTTATGGCGAGCCTGGCCGGCAGGTATCATAATGTCCCGTACACAACAAGGGACATGCACAATGTAAATGCGAAGCAACGAAGGGAGGGTGGCCTAGATGTGGAATCGTGCCTAAGGTATCTCCGAGAGTGCAAGGCAAATGATCCAGCACTGTACTACAAGGAAGTTGTTGACGGTGAGGGC GTGTTTGGAGACGTGGTTGCATTTGATGCAACGTACAAGAAAAACGTTTACCTTTCACCTCTTGTAGTATTCTCCGGTGTGAATTACCACAACCAAACGGTTGTCTTTGCCGCTGCATTGGTGGCAGACGAGAAAGAAGAGACCTATGTCTGGCTGCTTCAGCAGTTGCAAACTTCAATGAAAGGAAAGTCTCCCGTGTCCATAACAACCGACGGTGACAGGCAAATGAATTCTGCGATCGAGCAAATTTTTTCAGAGGCTCACCATCGACTCTATGCTTGGCATCTACTCCGAAACACCACGAGCAACATCGGAAAGCCCAAATTCACCAGGATGTTTAGGGATTGCATGCTCGGAGACTACGAGGTTAGAACATTTCAGAGAAAGTGGTTTGAGATGGTTGAGAAATTTGGCATCGCCGATAAAAGATGGGTACAGGACATGTACGAGAGAAGGCACAGTTGGGCCACAGCACACATACGGGGAAAGTTCTTTGCCGGATATCGAACAACATCAAGGTGCGAGGGCTTGCACGCTGTGATATCACAGTATGTTAAGTCTGGATACAGCTACACTGAGTTTTTACATCATTTCCATCGATGCTTGATGTTCGTGCACGCAAAGGAGGTGGAAGCTGATTTCGAGTGTGCAAAGGGTGACCCTGTTATGACCACCAACCTAAAACAACTGGAGCAGAGTGCAGCCGACAACTACACTCGTGCAATATTCTATTTGTTTGTTCCCATTCTTGACAGGGCCTGTGCAATGAAGGTGGTTGACTCTGAAGACAACGGTTCCTATTTTATCCACTCCGTCTCTCGATACAGAACTCCAGAGAAGGATTGGCGTGTTGTTGCAACGTCTGATACGAGGGAGGTCCGATGCATGTGCATGAGAATGGAATGTTTTGGGGTCCCCTGCGAACATATAATTATGGTGCTTGTTCTTAACAATGTTCATGAGATCCCGAGGTCTCTGATATTACCGAGATGGACCAAGGAAGCAAAACTTGTGGCGGTGCAGTCGATGGGCGTGATTTGGGATTCTATACAACTGACGCAACACTGGTGTCTGATGGATTGGTACCGGAAAGTGTGCAAGATTGCATGTCACAGCACCCAAAAGTTCCAGTTTGCAAGAGACATTGCCGTGCTGATGCTGAAGCACTTCGAGAACGAAGATGCAGGGGACACCAGTTTTCCACCCGAGGGGCCACCTACTGAGGGTGGCAGACCCCCGACGCAGAATCCACCCAGGCGCAATACAAACGGTAATGGTGCTCATGGTGGAAAGAAAACCCAGCGATGTCGTTTGTGCCGGGAGGTGGGACACAACAGGACGACGTGTCCGGATCGTCGCACAATGGAATCATCCAGCGTTGTTGCGGATGAATAG
- the LOC107489457 gene encoding uncharacterized protein LOC107489457 — protein MPPLTDFRFFRFIIPNMENQIRMPVAFSNVVRDNMSNPIEVITTNGQLWNISWVVEGEHPHRIVFTGGWRAFYEHYHLQIGDSRLLSYHQPKFFYVAIHDTRFCEINYER, from the exons ATGCCGCCGCTCACTGATTTCCGCTTCTTCAGATTCATAATCCCCAACATGGAGAATCAAATT AGAATGCCGGTGGCCTTCTCCAACGTTGTACGGGATAACATGAGCAACCCCATCGAGGTAATCACCACAAATGGTCAGTTGTGGAACATCTCGTGGGTTGTCGAGGGGGAGCATCCGCATCGAATCGTATTCACCGGAGGCTGGCGAGCCTTTTACGAACACTACCACCTTCAAATCGGTGACTCAAGGCTACTATCGTATCACCAACCAAAGTTTTTCTATGTGGCCATCCACGACACAAGATTCTGCGAGATCAACTACGAAAGATAA